In Erigeron canadensis isolate Cc75 chromosome 1, C_canadensis_v1, whole genome shotgun sequence, a single window of DNA contains:
- the LOC122589001 gene encoding uncharacterized protein LOC122589001: MRDYFIEDSKFDEPFFCHYFRMSKRLFLKIVGDIEANFSYFQEGYDALGKKSCCALQKCTLAIKQLSTGEPSDTYDEYLCMAARTGRKTMEYFCDAVVNLYQKEFLRRPASHDIALITQAHEERHHIPGMLGSLDCTHIEWRMCHKCLKGQYTRGDHKVPTIMIECVASYDLWIWHSFFGPAGSNNDVNVLQQSPLFQNECNGSAPNSSFSVNGHDYKRGYYLTDGIYPRWAAFVKAYPHPVEQDEKKFKRLQEAARKDVERVFSVLKGKWKILDRPLWL, encoded by the coding sequence ATGCGTGACTACTTCATTGAAGACTCAAAGTTTGACGAACCATTTTTTTGTCATTATTTTCGCATGAGCAAgaggttgtttttgaagattgttggtgatattgaagCTAACTTTAGTTACTTTCAAGAGGGGTACGACGCACTGGGTAAAAAAAGTTGCTGCGCTCTTCAAAAGTGCACATTGGCGATCAAGCAACTGTCTACGGGTGAACCTTCAGACACATATGACGAGTATTTATGTATGGCTGCTAGAACGGGACGCAAGACCATGGAGTACTTTTGTGATGCGGTCGTCAATTTGTATCAAAAGGAGTTCTTACGTAGGCCGGCATCTCATGACATTGCTCTCATCACAcaagctcatgaagaaagacacCACATTCCAGGAATGCTTggtagtcttgattgtacacacatCGAATGGAGGATGTGCCATAAATGCTTAAAAGGGCAATACACGAGGGGTGATCACAAGGTACCTACTATTATGATTGAATGTGTTGCTTCTTatgacttgtggatttggcattcgTTTTTCGGTCCCGCTGGATCGAACAACGATGTCAATGTTTTGCAGCAGTCGCCGTTGTTTCAAAACGAGTGTAATGGATCCGCGCCAAACAGTTCATTTAGCGTAAATGGACATGATTACAAGCGCGGTTACTACCTTACCGATGGAATCTATCCTAGGTGGGCTGCGTTTGTTAAAGCTTATCCTCATCCAGTGGAACAAgatgaaaagaaatttaaaagactacaagaggctgcaagaaaggatgttgaGCGCGTGTTTAGTGTTCTCAAGGGAAAATGGAAGATCTTGGACCGTCCCCTCTGGCTATAG